The following coding sequences lie in one Oryza brachyantha chromosome 10, ObraRS2, whole genome shotgun sequence genomic window:
- the LOC102719987 gene encoding 60S ribosomal protein L37a-1 isoform X2, with amino-acid sequence MTKRTKKAGIVGKYGTRYGASLRKQIKKMEVSQHSKYFCEFCGKFAVKRKAVGIWGCKDCGKVKAGGAYTMNTASAVTVRSTIRRLREQTEA; translated from the exons aTG ACGAAGCGAACCAAGAAGGCTGGAATTGTTGGCAAATATG GCACTAGGTATGGTGCCAGTTTGCGTAAGCAAATCAAGAAGATGGAGGTATCTCAGCACTCCAAGTACTTCTGTGAGTTCTGTGGGAAG TTTGCTGTGAAGAGGAAAGCGGTTGGAATTTGGGGATGCAAGGACTGTGGGAAGGTCAAGGCTGGCGGTGCTTACACCATGAA CACTGCTAGTGCGGTCACTGTCAGGAGCACAATCCGTCGCCTGAGGGAGCAGACTGAAGCTTGA
- the LOC102719987 gene encoding 60S ribosomal protein L37a-1 isoform X1 codes for MFTQTKRTKKAGIVGKYGTRYGASLRKQIKKMEVSQHSKYFCEFCGKFAVKRKAVGIWGCKDCGKVKAGGAYTMNTASAVTVRSTIRRLREQTEA; via the exons ATGTTTACTCAGACGAAGCGAACCAAGAAGGCTGGAATTGTTGGCAAATATG GCACTAGGTATGGTGCCAGTTTGCGTAAGCAAATCAAGAAGATGGAGGTATCTCAGCACTCCAAGTACTTCTGTGAGTTCTGTGGGAAG TTTGCTGTGAAGAGGAAAGCGGTTGGAATTTGGGGATGCAAGGACTGTGGGAAGGTCAAGGCTGGCGGTGCTTACACCATGAA CACTGCTAGTGCGGTCACTGTCAGGAGCACAATCCGTCGCCTGAGGGAGCAGACTGAAGCTTGA